The following proteins come from a genomic window of Candidatus Nitrosotenuis cloacae:
- a CDS encoding adenylate kinase, with protein sequence MGESKKVIIVGIAGVGKTTLVAKIVEILNSRKKSVSVHSFGTVMFEEAKKMGIIDRDELRKLSVDKQKNLQTVAAKKIAEFNDNVVIIDTHAFISTPEGFYPGLPYHVLEELKPANFISVSARPEEIYNRRMNDSTRHRDIISIDYIKKELAVQEAMLSSCAVLTGSPMKSILNSEGKVEEAANEVINAIGL encoded by the coding sequence TTGGGCGAAAGTAAAAAAGTCATCATAGTGGGAATTGCAGGCGTCGGCAAGACAACCCTTGTCGCAAAAATTGTCGAGATACTGAACTCCAGAAAGAAGAGCGTCAGCGTTCACAGCTTTGGCACTGTGATGTTTGAGGAAGCAAAAAAGATGGGAATCATAGATAGGGACGAGCTGAGAAAGCTGTCCGTTGACAAGCAGAAAAACCTCCAAACCGTTGCAGCCAAAAAAATCGCAGAATTCAACGACAACGTGGTCATAATCGACACTCACGCATTCATCTCAACTCCTGAGGGATTCTATCCTGGTCTGCCGTACCACGTGCTTGAGGAGCTCAAGCCTGCAAACTTTATCTCCGTGTCCGCAAGGCCGGAGGAGATCTACAACAGACGAATGAACGACTCAACAAGACACCGCGACATCATCTCAATTGACTATATCAAAAAAGAACTGGCGGTGCAGGAAGCAATGCTCTCCAGCTGCGCGGTGCTGACCGGCTCTCCAATGAAATCGATTCTGAATTCGGAGGGAAAGGTTGAAGAGGCAGCTAATGAGGTAATAAACGCAATAGGTCTTTGA
- a CDS encoding EMC3/TMCO1 family protein: MEPVIILQFLQSMFLQGDFFGIHQGPLGSADPVVKGMIPAMFGIIGFAILLNLFNAAVRRKLVDQQKLQRIMRETRAWQKERMAAFRAKDKEKQASLDKKSAYMSRLNQEMMQMNMRPMMITFVPLILIFYFVLPPLFSYTVAMSPIPLNVIPGNYFELTCTAEKIDDKICHNVNEVYFWAWYFLASVALSGIIMKITKTSMDLT; encoded by the coding sequence ATGGAACCCGTCATAATTTTACAATTCCTTCAATCAATGTTTCTGCAGGGCGACTTTTTTGGGATACACCAGGGCCCACTGGGAAGCGCAGACCCTGTAGTCAAGGGAATGATTCCTGCAATGTTTGGTATCATCGGATTCGCGATTCTCCTAAACCTGTTTAACGCAGCAGTGAGGCGCAAGCTGGTAGACCAGCAAAAGCTGCAGCGAATCATGAGGGAGACTAGGGCGTGGCAAAAGGAGCGAATGGCCGCATTTAGGGCAAAAGACAAGGAAAAGCAGGCAAGCCTCGACAAGAAATCCGCATACATGTCCCGACTCAACCAGGAGATGATGCAGATGAACATGAGGCCGATGATGATCACATTTGTCCCGCTGATTCTGATATTCTACTTTGTACTGCCGCCGCTGTTCTCGTATACTGTGGCAATGTCGCCAATCCCACTCAACGTGATTCCTGGCAACTACTTTGAGCTTACATGCACTGCCGAAAAGATTGACGACAAGATCTGTCACAACGTCAACGAAGTCTACTTCTGGGCCTGGTACTTTCTGGCATCCGTTGCGCTTAGCGGCATAATCATGAAGATAACCAAGACCTCAATGGACCTAACTTAA
- a CDS encoding AAA family ATPase has product MPKSIIVSGPPAIGKTTVSKGLAKQFGMQNLSGGDVLKEIAKDQGFDTDGADWWDTPDGMKFLNQRKNNYEFDHKVDEKLKEIFQKGNVVITSYTLPWLVNDGIKIWLDGSRENSAKRMQTRDNMSHSDALEIVDKRYNENKILYKQLYGFDFGKDMSVFDIIINTDSLDADGVLKLAIQKVSDLL; this is encoded by the coding sequence TTGCCAAAGTCAATCATTGTCTCAGGCCCACCTGCTATTGGCAAAACTACTGTGTCAAAGGGGCTTGCAAAGCAGTTCGGCATGCAGAACCTGAGCGGCGGCGACGTCCTAAAAGAGATAGCCAAGGATCAAGGCTTTGACACAGACGGGGCCGACTGGTGGGACACGCCGGACGGAATGAAGTTCCTAAACCAGAGAAAGAACAACTATGAATTTGACCACAAGGTGGACGAGAAGCTAAAAGAAATCTTCCAAAAGGGCAACGTGGTCATCACAAGCTACACGCTCCCCTGGCTCGTAAATGATGGAATCAAGATCTGGCTGGACGGGTCGCGCGAAAACAGTGCAAAACGGATGCAGACAAGAGACAACATGTCCCATTCTGACGCACTTGAAATAGTCGACAAAAGATACAACGAAAACAAGATACTCTACAAACAACTGTACGGATTCGACTTTGGCAAAGACATGTCCGTATTTGATATTATAATAAACACCGACAGCCTTGACGCCGACGGCGTCCTAAAGCTGGCAATACAGAAGGTAAGTGATCTTCTTTGA
- a CDS encoding RNA-guided pseudouridylation complex pseudouridine synthase subunit Cbf5 encodes MTLPQLQNLLVLDEDVTNDQYGVYYDKRSIKDLLNYGLILLDKPPGPTSHETVAWAKRILKIPKIGHSGTLDPQVSGVLPLGLGEATKALGVLLIGPKEYYGLGRLHSLPSKEKLQDVLDQFIGEIYQKPPQRSAVLRQTRTRHIYELELVEQKERLLLLRVLCEAGTYIRKLFYDVGEILGPGATMIELRRSRVQQFNESQKLVTLHELADAYAEWEEKNDDTKLYKLILPIEYALTEVKSVVIRDSAVDALCHGAQLAVPGVLQISPNLSKGDLVAVYTQKGEVVALAEALMSGPEIKDAVKGYAFETRRIIMAPNTYPKSWRTKPTPEK; translated from the coding sequence TTGACGCTGCCGCAACTGCAAAACCTGCTAGTGCTTGACGAGGACGTGACAAACGACCAGTACGGCGTATACTATGACAAAAGATCAATCAAGGACCTGCTCAATTACGGACTGATACTGCTTGACAAGCCGCCCGGACCGACCAGCCACGAGACGGTCGCATGGGCAAAACGAATTCTGAAAATTCCAAAAATCGGGCACAGCGGAACACTGGACCCGCAGGTATCTGGGGTACTGCCACTTGGACTTGGGGAGGCGACAAAGGCACTTGGTGTTTTGCTGATTGGGCCAAAAGAATACTATGGACTTGGCAGACTGCACTCGCTACCAAGCAAGGAAAAATTGCAAGACGTGCTTGACCAGTTCATCGGGGAGATATATCAAAAACCTCCACAGCGTTCCGCAGTGTTGCGACAGACAAGGACGCGTCACATTTACGAGCTTGAACTTGTGGAACAAAAAGAGCGATTGCTGCTTTTACGCGTCTTGTGTGAGGCTGGAACTTACATTAGAAAACTATTCTATGACGTAGGGGAGATACTGGGACCTGGCGCAACCATGATAGAATTGCGGCGTTCTCGAGTCCAGCAGTTCAACGAGTCACAAAAACTTGTCACGCTGCACGAGCTGGCAGACGCATACGCCGAATGGGAGGAAAAAAACGACGACACAAAGCTGTACAAGCTCATACTTCCAATAGAATACGCACTCACCGAAGTCAAGTCGGTCGTAATACGCGACTCTGCAGTCGATGCGTTGTGCCATGGAGCGCAGCTCGCAGTGCCAGGCGTACTGCAGATATCGCCAAACCTCTCAAAGGGGGACCTAGTTGCAGTGTACACTCAAAAAGGAGAGGTGGTTGCTCTTGCAGAGGCGCTAATGTCGGGGCCTGAGATAAAGGACGCAGTAAAGGGATACGCCTTTGAGACAAGGAGAATCATCATGGCTCCAAACACGTACCCGAAGAGCTGGCGCACAAAGCCGACACCTGAAAAGTAA
- a CDS encoding inositol-3-phosphate synthase has translation MAKKIKVGLVGIGNCFSGLIQGIEYYRQNPKQKVIGIMHEKIGSYSIHDLDFVAGFDVGINKVGKTINEAIYEYPNMVNWVPKNKMPKTKAEVYESPALDGVGIWVENRVKPIKSKRTTEQITKEIKKTIEKTGAEIIVSYLPVGSEKATQHWAQICLDTNTAFVNCIPSFIASGKKWGQKFADKKIPVIGDDIKGQVGATIVHRTLAKLCDDRGTKIEKTYQINVGGNTDFLNMKEQDRLVSKRISKTESVQSQLSERLADDQIYVGPSDFIPFLGNTKLMFMRIEGRQWANIPYNMEVRLEVDDKANSAGIVIDAARLAKIALERKMGGPIVPACAYLMKHPPQQMSDPQAKAELEKFIKG, from the coding sequence TTGGCAAAAAAGATCAAAGTGGGTCTTGTCGGAATAGGCAACTGTTTTTCCGGGCTTATTCAGGGAATTGAATACTACAGACAAAACCCAAAGCAAAAAGTAATCGGTATCATGCACGAGAAAATCGGCAGCTATTCCATTCATGATTTAGATTTTGTAGCAGGATTTGACGTAGGAATCAACAAGGTAGGCAAGACAATCAACGAGGCAATCTACGAGTACCCAAACATGGTAAACTGGGTGCCAAAAAACAAGATGCCAAAGACAAAGGCGGAGGTGTACGAAAGCCCAGCCCTTGACGGAGTCGGCATCTGGGTGGAAAACCGCGTCAAGCCAATCAAGAGCAAGCGAACCACCGAGCAAATCACAAAGGAAATAAAAAAGACAATCGAGAAGACCGGCGCGGAAATCATAGTGTCTTACCTTCCAGTAGGCTCCGAAAAGGCGACGCAGCACTGGGCACAAATCTGCCTTGACACAAACACTGCATTCGTAAACTGCATCCCGTCGTTTATTGCGTCTGGCAAAAAATGGGGGCAAAAGTTTGCAGACAAAAAGATTCCAGTAATTGGCGACGATATCAAAGGCCAGGTGGGTGCGACGATCGTGCACCGAACACTGGCAAAGCTATGCGACGACCGCGGAACGAAAATCGAAAAGACATATCAAATCAACGTGGGCGGAAACACGGACTTTTTGAACATGAAGGAGCAGGATCGACTCGTCAGCAAGAGAATATCAAAAACAGAAAGCGTACAAAGCCAGCTCTCAGAAAGGCTGGCCGATGATCAGATTTATGTCGGACCATCCGACTTTATCCCGTTCCTTGGCAACACCAAGCTGATGTTCATGAGAATCGAGGGAAGGCAGTGGGCCAACATCCCGTACAACATGGAGGTCCGTCTGGAGGTTGACGACAAGGCAAACTCGGCGGGAATTGTAATTGACGCAGCAAGACTGGCAAAGATTGCCCTTGAAAGAAAGATGGGCGGCCCGATAGTTCCAGCATGCGCATACCTGATGAAGCACCCCCCGCAACAGATGAGCGACCCACAGGCAAAGGCTGAGCTTGAGAAATTTATCAAGGGTTAG
- a CDS encoding NAD(P)/FAD-dependent oxidoreductase has translation MHKFDIAIIGGGILGTAVSYWLSSLYDMKLCVIEKEQHVAAHASSRNTGVVHSPFYLDPQKKREIARAALISHDLWRDFAVQKSLPWKQCGTIEVALDDSQHKSLEKYLKWGRQNGIPDSELELMDSRDVAKKEPNIKCTSGLYCSRDVSTDYGIMTGELHKMSENYGTKFLFGHSVAGISEAGTVMLDDGSSVECSFLINCAGGHSLGIAKKMGLGRDYSALHFRGEYWVAEQKYADLVNTNVYSVAKFANFPFLDPHWIKKANGQTEIGPNAVPVADPETYSGYVGSISGALAKLREVLGGNSRKLLLNPEFLALVSKEWKSSLSKNAMVNRVKQFIPSVKPSFFVKKGTAGIRSPIVTDRGEFLSDILQLKTQNSLHVINYNSPGATGAPAYAALLVRGLHDAGILKEPTKAKSTIWNFDRVTEQMSNQN, from the coding sequence TTGCACAAGTTTGACATCGCAATTATCGGCGGCGGAATTCTCGGCACCGCAGTCTCATACTGGCTCTCCTCTCTATACGACATGAAATTGTGCGTAATTGAAAAGGAGCAACACGTGGCCGCGCACGCAAGCAGCCGAAACACGGGAGTGGTCCACTCGCCGTTCTACTTGGATCCGCAAAAAAAGAGGGAGATTGCTAGGGCCGCACTGATATCGCACGACCTGTGGCGCGACTTTGCAGTTCAGAAAAGCCTCCCATGGAAGCAGTGCGGAACAATCGAGGTGGCACTGGACGACTCTCAGCACAAGTCCCTGGAAAAATACCTCAAATGGGGCAGACAAAACGGAATCCCCGATTCTGAGCTGGAATTGATGGACTCAAGGGACGTGGCAAAAAAAGAGCCGAACATAAAATGCACATCCGGTCTTTACTGCAGCCGCGACGTCTCTACTGATTACGGTATTATGACTGGCGAATTGCACAAGATGTCTGAGAACTATGGCACGAAATTTCTTTTCGGACATAGTGTTGCTGGCATATCTGAGGCAGGAACGGTGATGCTTGATGACGGCTCGTCAGTAGAGTGCTCATTTCTGATCAACTGTGCAGGAGGGCATTCGCTTGGAATTGCAAAAAAGATGGGACTTGGCAGAGATTACTCTGCACTGCACTTTAGGGGGGAGTACTGGGTGGCAGAGCAAAAGTATGCGGACCTGGTAAACACCAACGTATATTCCGTTGCAAAGTTTGCAAATTTTCCATTCCTTGACCCGCACTGGATAAAAAAGGCAAACGGTCAAACCGAGATTGGGCCAAACGCAGTACCTGTGGCGGATCCTGAGACATATTCTGGATACGTGGGAAGCATCTCTGGCGCACTTGCAAAGCTTAGGGAGGTTCTCGGCGGAAACTCTAGAAAGCTGCTACTGAATCCGGAATTTCTGGCACTTGTATCAAAGGAATGGAAAAGCTCGCTCTCAAAAAACGCGATGGTGAACAGAGTAAAGCAGTTCATTCCGAGCGTAAAGCCGTCGTTTTTTGTAAAAAAAGGGACGGCTGGAATCAGGAGCCCGATTGTGACTGACAGGGGGGAGTTTCTCTCAGATATCTTGCAGCTAAAAACGCAAAACTCACTTCACGTGATAAACTATAACTCGCCTGGGGCTACGGGGGCACCCGCGTACGCCGCACTGCTGGTCCGGGGACTGCACGATGCAGGCATACTAAAGGAGCCGACAAAGGCAAAATCCACAATATGGAACTTTGATAGGGTGACCGAGCAGATGAGCAACCAAAATTAA
- a CDS encoding 2-hydroxyacid dehydrogenase encodes MKKKILMTRRLHDFAMKELQKRYQVVVHDGKIPMPKKLLLQKIADVDGLVCFPYDVIDGEVIESARNLTVISTYSVGYDHIDLQAARRRKIRIGYTPSVLTDATADLTVALILDVMRRVTEGDRLIRAGRWSVIFGPHDYVGSDLHGKTLGIFGIGRIGQAVARRAAPFGMNVIYHSRTRLSKKIEIQLGVKYVGFGELIRDSDILSIHVPYRSDTHEIIDKKVFRMMKRGAFLINTARGKIVNEVDLVRALKSKTIAGAALDVFGSEPIGRDHPLTKMENVVLAPHIGSSSEETRRKMAEITLDNLVLGLGGKKMVYSVDV; translated from the coding sequence ATCAAAAAAAAGATTCTGATGACACGCAGGTTGCACGATTTTGCGATGAAGGAGCTTCAAAAGAGATACCAGGTGGTAGTACACGACGGAAAGATCCCGATGCCAAAAAAACTACTTTTACAAAAGATAGCAGACGTGGACGGCCTGGTCTGCTTTCCATATGATGTAATAGATGGAGAGGTGATTGAAAGCGCAAGAAACCTCACGGTAATCAGCACGTACAGTGTAGGATACGATCACATAGACCTGCAGGCCGCAAGACGGCGCAAAATCAGAATAGGATACACCCCAAGCGTGCTCACCGACGCGACTGCCGACCTTACGGTTGCCCTGATTCTTGACGTGATGCGGCGCGTAACTGAGGGCGACAGGCTGATTCGGGCGGGAAGGTGGAGTGTGATCTTTGGGCCCCACGACTATGTCGGCTCGGATCTGCACGGAAAGACCCTTGGCATATTTGGAATAGGCAGGATTGGGCAGGCCGTTGCAAGAAGGGCTGCACCGTTTGGCATGAACGTCATATATCATAGCAGGACTAGGCTTTCAAAAAAAATTGAGATTCAGCTTGGAGTCAAATACGTAGGATTTGGCGAACTCATCCGAGATAGCGACATTCTTTCCATCCACGTCCCGTACAGAAGTGACACGCATGAAATCATCGACAAAAAGGTATTCCGTATGATGAAGCGCGGCGCGTTTTTGATCAATACTGCGCGGGGCAAGATAGTAAATGAGGTGGATCTTGTGCGCGCCCTGAAATCAAAGACAATCGCAGGCGCCGCGTTGGACGTATTTGGGTCGGAGCCGATTGGAAGAGATCATCCTCTGACAAAGATGGAAAACGTGGTGCTTGCACCACATATAGGAAGCTCGTCTGAGGAGACAAGAAGAAAGATGGCAGAGATAACGCTTGACAACTTGGTGTTGGGTCTTGGCGGAAAGAAGATGGTATACTCTGTGGACGTCTAG
- a CDS encoding 2-oxoacid:ferredoxin oxidoreductase subunit alpha: MSTDINWLIGGPQGSGVESAANIFSRACAAMGYHIFGKREFYSNIKGEHSYFTVRISDKVIRSNVNNVELMVAFDAETAFRHYTEVSKGGAIIYDSDMSATKVDEVHTIDAPYKSRLLSHLASKNKSPTVQGVLDVAKENGAKLYPISFKTVLSNMADEVNNPKLKGMVRMYNVLGVSFSLGILKMPPPTLLDSIDAIFSKKQAVADLNKKAATYAYNYASAKFTDYDHTLKPTTKEPDTILVQGYQGTALGKMACGCRFQPYYPITPASDESVFLESNEIVDVRDNRPGSTLVVQTEDEIAAIGMTIGGALTGTRSATCTSGPGFSLMAEALGWAGINEVPIVVTMYQRSGPSTGLPTRHGQDDLMFSIYAGHGEFPRVVYASGDIEESFYDTGRCFNYADVYQVPVIHLMDKFLASSVITCKRFDTEKITINRGKLLEKVTDANYKRFALTNDGISPRSKLGLEHGIFWNTGDESDESGHITEDPELRIKMMDKRLSRLTYILKTMPDDEQVVSFGTSQICVVSWGSPKGPILDALEMLKKENINVGFIQIKLLNPFPKDYVQFLLKDVKTLIDIEANHTGQLGDILKQNLERGPDYYILKYTGRPMTSTEIYESLKNIIENKAQKRQVLSHGS, translated from the coding sequence GTGAGCACTGACATCAACTGGCTGATCGGAGGCCCGCAGGGAAGTGGAGTCGAGTCTGCCGCAAACATCTTTTCTCGCGCATGTGCCGCAATGGGCTACCACATCTTTGGAAAAAGAGAGTTCTATTCCAACATAAAAGGGGAGCACAGCTACTTTACAGTCAGAATATCTGACAAGGTGATTCGCTCAAACGTAAACAATGTGGAACTGATGGTGGCCTTTGACGCGGAGACCGCATTCCGTCATTACACCGAGGTGAGCAAGGGCGGTGCAATAATCTATGATTCTGACATGTCCGCAACCAAAGTCGACGAGGTGCACACAATAGATGCCCCATACAAATCCCGACTGCTGTCACACCTTGCATCAAAGAACAAGAGCCCGACCGTCCAGGGCGTCTTGGATGTGGCAAAGGAAAACGGGGCCAAACTGTACCCGATATCCTTCAAAACCGTCCTATCCAACATGGCAGACGAGGTCAACAACCCAAAGTTGAAGGGAATGGTCCGAATGTACAACGTACTTGGGGTATCATTTTCGCTTGGGATTCTCAAGATGCCCCCGCCTACGCTGCTTGACTCAATCGATGCCATATTCTCAAAAAAGCAGGCAGTCGCAGACCTGAACAAAAAGGCTGCAACGTATGCCTACAACTATGCATCCGCAAAGTTTACCGATTATGATCACACACTAAAGCCGACAACGAAGGAACCTGACACCATCCTAGTCCAAGGATACCAGGGAACGGCACTGGGAAAAATGGCATGCGGCTGCAGATTCCAGCCGTACTATCCAATCACTCCAGCTTCCGATGAGAGCGTGTTCCTGGAATCAAACGAAATAGTCGACGTCAGGGACAACCGGCCCGGCTCGACCCTGGTGGTACAGACCGAGGATGAGATTGCCGCAATAGGGATGACAATAGGCGGTGCACTGACTGGCACGCGCTCTGCAACATGTACATCGGGTCCTGGATTTTCTCTAATGGCAGAAGCCCTTGGCTGGGCCGGAATAAACGAGGTCCCAATAGTTGTCACAATGTACCAGAGGAGCGGGCCGTCGACTGGCCTTCCAACAAGGCACGGACAGGACGACCTGATGTTCTCAATTTATGCAGGACACGGCGAGTTCCCAAGAGTCGTATACGCGTCAGGTGACATCGAGGAGAGCTTTTACGACACAGGCAGGTGCTTCAACTACGCCGACGTCTATCAGGTGCCTGTGATACACCTAATGGACAAATTTCTGGCAAGCTCAGTTATCACGTGCAAGAGATTTGACACTGAAAAAATTACGATCAACCGGGGCAAGCTTCTCGAAAAAGTCACGGACGCAAACTACAAGAGATTCGCACTTACAAATGACGGAATATCGCCAAGATCAAAGCTGGGGCTTGAACATGGAATCTTCTGGAACACCGGTGATGAAAGCGACGAGTCAGGACACATCACAGAAGATCCCGAACTGCGAATCAAGATGATGGACAAGCGACTCTCAAGACTCACATACATCCTCAAGACGATGCCCGATGACGAGCAGGTAGTCTCATTTGGCACATCACAGATATGTGTGGTAAGCTGGGGCTCTCCAAAGGGCCCAATACTTGATGCGCTTGAAATGCTAAAGAAGGAAAACATCAACGTCGGCTTTATCCAGATAAAGCTGCTAAACCCGTTTCCAAAGGACTATGTCCAATTCCTACTAAAGGACGTAAAGACACTAATCGACATTGAGGCAAACCACACAGGACAGCTTGGGGATATACTAAAGCAGAATCTTGAGCGCGGGCCTGACTACTACATTCTAAAATACACCGGACGACCAATGACTAGTACGGAAATTTACGAATCTTTGAAAAACATAATTGAAAACAAGGCCCAAAAGAGGCAGGTGCTAAGTCATGGATCTTAA
- a CDS encoding 2-oxoacid:ferredoxin oxidoreductase subunit beta, which translates to MDLKLGDYKTDVHNDWCVGCGDYGIVNAIQMSLVDMQIPRHKAAIFSGIGCSGKTSHFINVNGVHTLHGRVLTFAQGAKLANPDMTVIAVGGDGDGLGIGAGHFVAAGRRNLDITYLIFNNGVYGLTKGQASPTLKLGEKTKSLPSPNTNYSVNPIGLAIASGFTFVARSYAYDVRHLKDTITAAVRHKGLAFIDVLQPCPTYNDINTRDWYAGQDQVDEVTKMAKPRIYKLEETGYDPLVHYDAETELNEKMTQALIKSLEWDSKIPIGVFYKNEIISQYGRRIADKIPNYLENPPASQVISSNGKPTTDISKILDSLSV; encoded by the coding sequence ATGGATCTTAAGCTGGGCGACTACAAAACCGACGTACACAATGACTGGTGTGTTGGTTGTGGTGATTACGGGATAGTAAACGCGATCCAGATGTCTCTTGTAGACATGCAGATTCCAAGGCACAAGGCAGCGATATTTTCCGGAATAGGATGCTCCGGCAAGACGTCCCACTTTATCAACGTAAACGGTGTTCACACACTCCACGGAAGGGTGCTAACTTTTGCGCAGGGTGCCAAGCTTGCAAACCCTGACATGACAGTAATAGCTGTGGGCGGCGACGGCGACGGACTTGGAATCGGAGCAGGCCACTTTGTCGCAGCAGGGCGAAGGAACCTCGACATCACATATCTGATATTCAACAACGGAGTGTATGGGTTGACAAAGGGCCAAGCGTCGCCGACTCTAAAGCTTGGCGAAAAAACAAAGTCACTTCCCAGCCCAAACACAAACTACAGCGTAAACCCGATCGGCCTTGCAATCGCAAGCGGATTCACATTTGTTGCAAGAAGCTACGCATACGACGTAAGACACCTCAAGGACACCATAACTGCCGCGGTGCGACACAAGGGACTTGCATTCATAGACGTATTGCAGCCATGCCCCACCTACAACGACATCAACACACGCGACTGGTATGCTGGACAGGACCAAGTAGACGAGGTGACAAAGATGGCAAAGCCGCGAATATACAAGCTGGAGGAGACAGGCTACGACCCACTCGTTCACTATGATGCGGAAACAGAACTCAACGAAAAGATGACCCAGGCACTCATCAAGTCGCTGGAATGGGACAGCAAGATCCCAATTGGAGTATTTTACAAAAACGAGATAATCAGCCAATACGGAAGGAGAATTGCCGACAAGATTCCAAACTATCTGGAAAACCCTCCTGCATCCCAGGTGATATCCTCAAACGGCAAGCCCACCACAGACATATCTAAAATACTGGACTCGCTATCTGTTTGA
- a CDS encoding coenzyme F420-0:L-glutamate ligase has protein sequence MSFAVIPLRVEKKDGPFDLYRDLVSSLGSTRLDEGDVIVISSKYIANSQNRIIDMSGTVPSDAAVSVAGQYKMDPKFAEIILRESDRIFGGVSGFVLTSSDEILAPNAGIDKSNVKKGKVVLYPDESYLVSEQLRRKLFLDLGIHVGIIVVDSRLMPARAGTIGVTIACAGFEPIQDMRGQKDLDGNPLKVTLKATADNIASIANHKMGEGAESTPIAIVKGSGAVLTDRRISPGEMTVSSEMCVYIRGFQNKE, from the coding sequence GTGTCTTTTGCGGTGATTCCACTCAGGGTGGAAAAAAAGGACGGCCCGTTTGATCTGTACAGGGACTTGGTGAGCTCGCTTGGCAGCACCAGGCTGGATGAGGGGGACGTCATAGTGATATCAAGCAAATACATAGCAAACTCGCAGAACAGGATAATAGACATGAGTGGCACCGTTCCGTCAGATGCCGCAGTATCGGTTGCAGGACAATACAAGATGGACCCCAAGTTTGCAGAGATAATTCTGCGCGAATCGGACAGGATATTTGGCGGAGTCTCAGGATTTGTGCTTACATCGTCAGATGAGATTCTTGCACCAAATGCCGGAATAGACAAGTCGAACGTCAAAAAGGGAAAGGTCGTTCTATATCCGGACGAGTCATACTTGGTCTCAGAGCAGCTGCGGCGTAAGCTGTTTTTGGATCTTGGGATTCATGTTGGGATCATAGTAGTAGACAGCAGGCTGATGCCTGCAAGGGCAGGTACCATAGGTGTGACTATTGCGTGCGCAGGCTTTGAGCCGATTCAGGACATGCGGGGGCAGAAGGATCTTGACGGCAATCCGCTCAAGGTGACGCTAAAGGCTACTGCGGACAACATTGCATCAATTGCAAATCACAAGATGGGTGAAGGCGCAGAATCGACGCCGATTGCAATAGTGAAGGGATCTGGCGCAGTTCTCACAGACAGGAGGATATCCCCAGGCGAGATGACAGTGTCGTCTGAAATGTGCGTGTACATTAGAGGGTTTCAGAACAAAGAATAG